The proteins below come from a single Argentina anserina chromosome 1, drPotAnse1.1, whole genome shotgun sequence genomic window:
- the LOC126805003 gene encoding uncharacterized protein At1g76070-like — MEKQTKLSIQILKFLSQAAAPAVTYKGSPASPRHPVVSIIPKEARRKQSESSRFSLNEPTSPKVSCMGQVKGRNKKKKKSKPKAKQVSPPPPPAPAQESTSLALCVPKEKTFKVYMIPKALIDEGNTKDDATVATSSLSRNSSAPERVPSLGQMKRFDSRSVLSDFDLLKLDDDRHRLDNLKIGLAGEEEDEEKKNKKEVLLWKRRSLSPPTPLQL, encoded by the coding sequence ATGGAGAAGCAAACAAAGTTAAGTATCCAGATTCTAAAGTTCCTTTCACAAGCTGCAGCGCCTGCGGTCACCTACAAAGGCTCGCCGGCAAGCCCCCGGCATCCTGTTGTATCGATTATTCCAAAAGAGGCTAGGAGAAAGCAGAGTGAATCAAGCAGATTCTCTCTAAATGAACCTACTTCTCCAAAGGTTTCTTGCATGGGACAAGTAAAAGGCaggaacaagaaaaagaagaagagcaagCCAAAGGCTAAGCAGGTCAGCCCTCCACCACCGCCAGCACCAGCACAAGAGAGCACCAGTTTAGCTCTGTGTGTTCCCAAAGAGAAGACTTTCAAGGTTTATATGATCCCAAAAGCTCTCATAGACGAAGGTAATACCAAGGATGATGCTACGGTTGCTACAAGCTCATTATCCAGAAATAGTAGTGCTCCAGAAAGAGTGCCTTCATTGGGTCAGATGAAGAGGTTTGACAGCCGTAGTGTGCTATCGGATTTTGATCTACTAAAGCTTGATGATGATCGTCATCGTTTGGATAACTTGAAAATTGGGTTAGctggggaagaagaagatgaggagaagaagaataagaaagaaGTTTTGCTGTGGAAAAGAAGAAGCTTGTCTCCTCCTACGCCTCTTCAGTTGTGA
- the LOC126805002 gene encoding DNA-directed RNA polymerase II subunit RPB1, whose translation MDIRFPFSPCEVAKVRRVQFGILSPDEIRQMSVVQIEHSETMLGGKPKTAGLSDPRLGTIDRKLKCETCTANMAECPGHFGHLELAKPMFHIGFMKTVLSIMRCVCFNCSKILVDEDDHKFKTALRIKNPKNRLKKILDASKNKTKCEGGDDLDVQDTDEPLKKSRGGCGAQQPKLSIDGMKMVAEYKAQRKKSDDQEQLPEPVERKQVLTAERVLSVLKRISDEDCQLLGLNPKYARPDWMILQVLPIPPQPVRPSVMMDTSSRSEDDLTHQLAMIIRHNENLRKQERNGSPAHIISEFAQLLQFHIATYFDNELPGLPRATQRSGRPIKSICSRLKAKEGRIRGNLMGKRVDFSARTVITPDPNINIDQLGVPWSIALNLTYPETVTPYNIERLKELVEYGPHPPPGKTGAKYIIRDDGQRLDLRYLKKSSDHHLELGYKVERHLNDGDFVLFNRQPSLHKMSIMGHRIKIMPYSTFRLNLSVTSPYNADFDGDEMNMHVPQSFETRAEVLELMMVPKCIVSPQSNRPVMGIVQDTLLGCRKITKRDTFIEKDVFMNILMWWEDFDGKVPAPAILKPRPLWTGKQVFNLIIPKQINLQRTSAWHSESETGNITPGDTHVRIEKGELLSGTLCKKALGTSTGSLIHVIWEEVGPDAARKFLGHTQWLVNYWLLQNAFSIGIGDTIADAATMEKINETISKAKNEVKELISKAQSKSLEPEPGRTMMDSFENKVNQVLNRARDDAGSSAQKSLSESNNLKAMVTAGSKGSFINISQMTACVGQQNVEGKRIPYGFIDRTLPHFTKDDYGPESRGFVENSYLRGLTPQEFFFHAMGGREGLIDTAVKTSETGYIQRRLVKAMEDIMVKYDGTVRNSLGDVIQFLYGEDGMDAVWIESQKLDSLKMKKKEFDKTFAYVFDDENWNPDYMLPEHVEDLKTIREFRSVFDAEVSKLETDRLQLGTEIAVTGDNSWPLPVNLKRLIWNAQKTFKIDFRRTSDMHPMEIVEAIDKLQERLRVVPGDDLLSVEAQKNATLFFNILLRSTFASKRVLEEYRLTREAFEWVIGEIESRFLQSLVAPGEMIGCVAAQSIGEPATQMTLNTFHYAGVSAKNVTLGVPRLREIINVAKRIKTPSLSVYLKPEANKTKERAKNVQCALEYTTLRSVTQATEVWYDPDPMSTLIEEDLDFVRSYYEMPDEEVNPDKISPWLLRIELNREMMVDKKLSMADIAEKINAEFDGDLTCIFNDDNAEKLILRIRIMNEETPKGDSQEDSAEDDVFLKKIESNMLTEMALRGIPDINKVFIKHGKVNKFDQNEGFKAEQEWMLDTEGVNLLAVLCHDDVDARRTTSNHLIEIIEVLGIEAVRRSLLDELRVVISFDGSYVNYRHLAILCDTMTYRGHLMAITRHGINRNDTGPMMRCSFEETVDILLDASVFAETDHLRGVTENIMLGQLAPIGTGDCALYLNDEMLKNAIELQLPSYMDGLDFGMTPSRSPVSGTPYRDGMMSPNYLLSPNMRMSPMSDAQFSPYVSGMAFSPTSSPGYSPSSPGYSPSSPGYSPTSPGYSPTSPGYSPTSPGYSPTSPTYSPSSPGYSPTSPAYSPTSPSYSPTSPSYSPTSPSYSPTSPSYSPTSPSYSPTSPAYSPTSPAYSPTSPAYSPTSPSYSPTSPSYSPTSPSYSPTSPSYSPTSPAYSPTSPGYSPTSPSYSPTSPSYSPTSPSYNPPSAKYSPSVAYSPSSPRLSPASPYSPTSPNYSPTSPSYSPTSPSYSPSSPSYTPGSPYTAGVSPDYSPSSPQYSPSAGYSPSQPGYSPSSTGQYTPQTSEKGDKDDRSTR comes from the exons ATGGACATCCGCTTCCCTTTCTCCCCCTGCGAGGTCGCCAAGGTCCGCCGCGTCCAGTTCGGCATACTCAGCCCCGACGAAATC AGGCAGATGTCTGTGGTGCAGATTGAGCACAGTGAGACAATGCTGGGAGGGAAGCCGAAGACGGCGGGGTTGAGTGACCCTCGGCTGGGGACAATTGACCGGAAGCTCAAGTGTGAGACTTGCACGGCGAACATGGCCGAGTGCCCCGGCCACTTTGGACACCTGGAGCTTGCCAAGCCTATGTTTCACATCGGGTTTATGAAGACTGTGCTGTCTATAATGCGCTGCGTCTGCTTTAACTGCTCCAAAATCCTTGTTGATGAG GATGACCACAAGTTTAAGACAGCTTTGAGGATAAAGAATCCGAAAAATCGGCTGAAGAAAATTTTGGATGCGAGCAAGAATAAAACAAAGTGTGAAGGAGGTGATGATCTTGATGTGCAGGATACCGACGAGCCTTTAAAGAAAAGCCGGGGCGGGTGTGGTGCTCAGCAGCCCAAGCTGTCTATAGATGGTATGAAGATGGTTGCGGAGTATAAAGCACAGAGGAAGAAGAGTGATGACCAGGAGCAGCTTCCTGAACCTGTGGAGAGGAAGCAAGTCCTTACCGCCGAGAGG GTTCTTAGTGTATTGAAGAGGATCAGTGATGAGGACTGTCAATTACTGGGATTGAACCCAAAGTATGCACGTCCCGATTGGATGATTCTGCAAGTTCTTCCTATTCCTCCACAACCTGTGAGACCTTCCGTGATGATGGATACCTCCTCGAGGAGTGAG GATGATTTGACACATCAGCTGGCTATGATTATCCGCCACAATGAGAATCTAAGGAAGCAGGAAAGAAACGGATCACCCGCTCATATTATCTCAGAGTTTGCACAACTTTTGCAATTCCACATAGCTACATATTTTGATAACGAGTTGCCTGGACTACCAAGG GCTACACAGAGATCAGGGAGACCTATCAAATCAATTTGTAGTAGGCTTAAGGCAAAGGAAGGCCGGATTAGAGGAAACTTAATGGGGAAGAGGGTTGATTTCTCAGCACGTACAGTTATTACACCAGACCCGAACATAAATATTGATCAATTAGGAGTACCATGGAGTATTGCGTTGAATCTCACTTACCCTGAAACTGTGACTCCTTACAATATTGAAAg GTTGAAGGAGCTTGTTGAGTACGGGCCCCATCCTCCACCAGGTAAAACTGGTGCAAAGTATATAATAAGAGATGATGGACAAAGGCTTGATCTACGTTACTTGAAGAAAAGTAGTGATCACCATTTGGAGCTTGGTTATAAG GTGGAGCGTCATTTGAATGATGGAGACTTTGTCCTCTTCAATCGTCAACCCAGTCTGCATAAAATGTCTATCATGGGGCACAGAATCAAAATCATGCCTTACTCAACTTTTCGATTAAATCTCTCTGTCACTTCGCCTTATAATGCTGATTTTGATGGAGATGAAATGAACATGCACGTTCCCCAATCATTTGAAACAAGGGCAGAAGTGTTGGAGCTAATGATGGTGCCCAAATGCATTGTCTCGCCTCAATCAAATCGTCCTGTGATGGGAATTGTCCAAGATACTCTACTTGGTTGTCGTAAGATCACGAAGAGGGATACCTTCATAGAGAAG GATGTTTTCATGAACATCTTGATGTGGTGGGAGGATTTTGATGGAAAAGTACCTGCTCCTGCAATATTGAAACCACGGCCTCTTTGGACTGGAAAACAGGTGTTTAATCTCATAATACCAAAGCAAATAAATCTCCAGAGAACTTCAGCATGGCACTCGGAGTCAGAAACTGGTAACATCACCCCTGGTGACACTCACGTTAGAATAGAAAAAGGCGAGTTACTTTCTGGAACTCTGTGCAAGAAGGCACTTGGGACATCTACTGGAAGTCTTATACACGTCATATG GGAAGAGGTTGGTCCAGATGCTGCCCGGAAGTTCCTTGGTCATACCCAATGGCTAGTGAATTACTGGCTGTTGCAGAATGCTTTTAGCATTGGAATTGGGGATACTATCGCTGATGCAGCAACGATGGAAAAGATCAATGAAACTATTTCCAAGGCTAAAAATGAAGTTAAAGAACTTATCAGTAAAGCCCAATCTAAGAGTCTGGAACCTGAACCAGGGCGAACTATGATGGATTCTTTTGAAAACAAAGTGAATCAG GTCTTGAATAGGGCTCGTGATGATGCTGGAAGTAGTGCTCAGAAGAGTTTGTCTGAGAGTAACAATCTGAAGGCTATGGTTACAGCCGGTTCCAAGGGAAGTTTCATCAACATATCACAGATGACTGCTTGTGTGGGACAGCAGAATGTTGAGGGTAAACGAATTCCTTATGGGTTCATAGACCGTACTTTACCCCATTTCACTAAGGATGACTATGGACCAGAAAGTCGTGGCTTTGTTGAGAATTCATACCTTCGAGGATTAACTCCACAGGAGTTCTTTTTCCATGCTATGGGAGGTAGGGAAGGTCTTATAGATACTGCTGTTAAGACATCTGAGACTGGGTATATCCAGAGGAGACTGGTGAAGGCTATGGAGGATATTATGGTCAAATATGATGGGACTGTGAGAAATTCCCTGGGGGACGTCATACAGTTTCTCTATGGAGAAGATGGAATGGATGCTGTATGGATTGAATCTCAAAAGCTGGATTCtctaaaaatgaaaaagaaggagTTCGACAAGACCTTTGCCTATGTGTTCGATGATGAAAATTGGAATCCGGACTATATGCTGCCTGAACATGTTGAGGATCTGAAAACTATTAGAGAGTTCCGCAGTGTGTTTGATGCAGAAGTTTCGAAGCTTGAAACTGATAGGCTTCAACTTGGCACAGAGATTGCTGTCACTGGTGATAATTCTTGGCCCTTGCCTGTTAACCTGAAGAGGCTCATTTGGAATGCCCAAAAAACCTTTAAAATCGACTTCAGGAGGACTTCTGATATGCATCCAATGGAAATCGTTGAGGCTATTGATAAACTCCAGGAGAGGTTGAGGGTTGTTCCTGGTGATGATTTGTTGAGTGTTGAAGCACAAAAGAATGCAACTCTCTTTTTCAACATTTTGCTCCGCAGCACTTTTGCTAGTAAAAGGGTGTTGGAGGAGTACAGGCTCACTCGTGAGGCATTTGAGTGGGTAATTGGGGAGATAGAGTCACGGTTCCTGCAGTCACTTGTAGCGCCTGGAGAAATGATTGGTTGTGTAGCTGCACAGTCTATTGGTGAGCCTGCCACTCAGATGACCCTCAATACCTTCCATTATGCTGGTGTGAGTGCAAAAAATGTTACACTAGGTGTACCCAGGTTGAGGGAAATTATCAATGTTGCCAAGCGAATCAAAACTCCATCCTTGTCTGTTTACTTGAAGCCTGAAGCTAATAAAACAAAGGAGAGGGCCAAGAATGTGCAGTGTGCCTTGGAATATACTACCTTACGTAGTGTTACTCAAGCCACAGAAGTATGGTACGATCCGGATCCAATGAGCACATTAATAGAAGAGGATCTTGATTTTGTGAGATCTTACTACGAAATGCCAGATGAAGAGGTCAACCCTGATAAAATATCTCCATGGTTGCTTCGTATTGAGTTGAATCGTGAAATGATGGTGGATAAGAAATTGAGCATGGCTGACATCGCTGAGAAGATAAACGCTGAATTTGATGGTGATTTAACTTGTATTTTTAACGATGACAATGCTGAGAAGTTGATCCTTCGAATTCGTATCATGAATGAGGAAACTCCAAAAGGGGACTCACAAGAAGATTCTGCTGAAGATGATGTTTTCCTGAAGAAGATTGAGAGTAACATGCTTACAGAAATGGCTCTTCGAGGTATCCCGGATATCAACAAAGTGTTCATAAAGCATGGTAAAGTTAACAAGTTTGATCAGAATGAAGGATTTAAAGCAGAGCAAGAGTGGATGTTAGATACAGAAGGTGTTAATCTTTTAGCAGTGCTGTGCCATGATGACGTTGATGCCAGGAGAACGACAAGTAATCATTTGATAGAAATTATTGAAGTTCTTGGTATTGAGGCTGTTCGTCGGTCTTTGCTGGATGAGTTGCGTGTTGTCATATCATTTGATGGATCTTATGTGAATTACCGCCATCTGGCTATCCTATGTGATACCATGACATATCGTGGTCACTTGATGGCCATTACACGTCATGGTATCAACAGGAATGATACCGGCCCAATGATGCGTTGTTCATTCGAAGAAACAGTGGATATTCTGCTTGATGCATCTGTGTTTGCAGAAACAGATCATCTGAGGGGTGTGACTGAAAATATAATGTTAGGGCAGCTGGCACCAATTGGGACTGGAGACTGTGCGCTGTATCTCAATGATGAGATGCTAAAGAATGCCATTGAACTGCAGCTGCCTAGTTATATGGATGGCCTTGATTTTGGCATGACACCATCCCGTTCTCCAGTGTCGGGAACCCCATATCGTGATGGAATGATGTCACCTAATTATCTGCTGAGCCCAAATATGCGAATGTCTCCCATGTCAGATGCTCAGTTTTCTCCCTATGTCAGTGGAATGGCATTCTCTCCTACTTCATCTCCAGGTTACAGCCCATCATCTCCTGGATACAGTCCGTCCTCTCCTGGGTACAGCCCCACGTCCCCTGGTTATAGTCCCACCTCGCCGGGTTACAGCCCCACGTCTCCTGGTTATAGTCCGACTTCTCCAACTTATAGTCCGAGCTCTCCAGGTTATAGTCCAACCAGCCCGGCATATTCTCCTACAAGTCCGTCTTACAGCCCCACCTCTCCAAGCTACAGCCCCACATCTCCAAGCTACAGTCCCACCTCTCCAAGCTACAGCCCCACCTCCCCAAGCTACAGCCCCACCTCCCCCGCTTACAGCCCCACTTCCCCCGCTTACAGCCCTACTTCCCCGGCTTACAGCCCAACATCCCCATCATACAGCCCGACGTCCCCTTCATACAGCCCGACATCCCCTTCATACAGCCCCACGTCCCCTTCATACAGCCCAACATCCCCTGCCTATAGCCCAACTTCACCTGGTTACAGCCCAACTTCCCCGAGTTATAGTCCAACCTCTCCTAGTTATAGCCCTACCTCTCCGAGTTATAATCCTCCTTCTGCAAAATATAGCCCGTCGGTGGCGTACTCTCCGAGCAGTCCAAGATTGTCACCAGCCAGCCCATACAGTCCTACCTCTCCAAATTACAG CCCCACGTCACCGTCATATTCACCCACATCACCATCTTATTCTCCCTCTAGCCCCTCATACACTCCTGGCAG CCCATATACCGCTGGAGTGAGCCCCGATTACAGCCCAAGTTCTCCACAGTACAG TCCAAGTGCTGGGTACTCACCCAGTCAGCCAGGGTACTCCCCATCATCCACTGGCCAGTACACTCCGCAAACAAGTGAAAAGGGTGATAAAGATGACAGGAGCACTCGCTAA